The proteins below come from a single Triticum aestivum cultivar Chinese Spring chromosome 5D, IWGSC CS RefSeq v2.1, whole genome shotgun sequence genomic window:
- the LOC123123773 gene encoding uncharacterized protein yields MCRGTVDDLRPLGARRRLEVRAFYLRLSSSSTSTSAPPAELTLVYRPAIGGAALELGGRALPPACPAEVTLLRVRGNDDAPAYGSADRVSAAEGARFEVYAGKEGLAAEGAFARRNGGWRVECRRPVASHARVVEVLVLAEGGVVVRARARASAARRMGCATRLEGIPEEEDAPCECGACGDEWEMVGHVGDEFKEHEEEVEAETMRWALEMGAWAVCVGVGLLATARRFSRRRPALR; encoded by the coding sequence ATGTGCAGAGGAACGGTGGACGACCTCCGCCCGCTCGGAGCCCGGCGGCGGCTCGAGGTACGGGCGTTCTACCTCCGCCTCTCCTCGTCATCCACGTCCACGTCGGCGCCGCCCGCGGAGCTCACGCTCGTGTACCGCCCGGCCATCGGCGGCGCGGCGCTGGAGCTGGGCGGCCGCGCGCTCCCGCCGGCCTGCCCCGCCGAGGTCACCCTCCTGCGCGTGCGCGGCAACGACGACGCGCCGGCGTACGGGAGCGCGGACCGCGTCTCTGCCGCCGAGGGCGCGCGGTTCGAGGTGTACGCCGGGAAGGAGGGGCTCGCGGCGGAGGGCGCCTTCGCGCGGCGCAACGGCGGGTGGCGCGTCGAGTGCCGCCGCCCGGTCGCGTCGCACGCGCGCGTCGTGGAGGTGCTGGTCCTTGCGGAGGGCGGCGTGGTCGTAAGAGCCAGGGCCAgggcgtcggcggcgaggaggaTGGGATGCGCCACGCGGCTCGAGGGGATACCGGAGGAAGAGGACGCGCCGTGCGAGTGCGGGGCGTGCGGAGACGAGTGGGAGATGGTCGGCCACGTCGGCGACGAGTTCAAGGAGCACGAGGAGGAGGTTGAGGCGGAAACGATGCGGTGGGCGCTGGAGATGGGTGCCTGGGCGGTGTGCGTCGGGGTCGGGCTGCTCGCCACCGCCCGCCGGTTCAGCCGGAGGCGACCCGCGCTCCGGTGA